From Acidobacteriota bacterium, one genomic window encodes:
- a CDS encoding elongation factor G gives MRVYSGNDIRNVAVVGHAHCGKTSLISAMLHAAKMTPELGRVEDGTAVTAYDEEEVARQTTMSNAVAFAEWSGVKVNMVDTPGFHMFVHEARAAMMPVESALVVVNACSGVETMTDRVWKYATEVALPRAIVVNQVDHPKADSRIGRQQMVEAMQARWGRQVIPIELPIVDDKGFHGVVDLVTMKAYLYQPNGNGRGEVGAIPHALEADAKQAHEALVELVAEGKDELMEEFFREGTIPEEHLIAALHEAIREDRIFPVLYTSGLRNVGTDHLLDFLRTYAPTPVERVPIAARAARTGPSNGNGEAKAGDGLAALAHEEIVMRQMDDKEPLALYVYKTMTDPFAGRISFFKVVSGVVKNDMTVQNFNRHEAERLAHLSVMQGRKPAEIQELHAGDLGAVPKLRSTLSGDTLGDRQHEIFLDAVVVPEPVMTYAIEPKSRADEDKLAPALHKLMEEDTMVRFYRDPQTNEFLVAGSGQTHIEALVSKLKKRYHTEVTLKAPKVPYRETIRGRAEAQGKHKKQTGGHGQFGDCKIRMEPLPRGSGIVFENDIFGGAIPRQFVPAVEKGIQESAGRGYLAGYPVVDFKVTVFDGSYHDVDSSEMSFKLAARIAFRKCMEQAKPALLEPVMRVEIEAPDEFAGSLMADLNGRRGRVQGMESAGTGTVVKAEVPMAEMLNYGATLTSITQGRGSFRMDMDHYDVVPQQLSEKILAHAKRPAGDEGEE, from the coding sequence ATGAGGGTCTATTCAGGAAACGATATTCGCAACGTTGCCGTAGTTGGCCACGCGCATTGCGGGAAGACGTCGTTGATCTCTGCGATGCTTCATGCAGCCAAGATGACGCCGGAGCTGGGGCGTGTGGAAGACGGTACCGCCGTCACGGCGTATGACGAAGAGGAGGTGGCGCGGCAGACGACGATGTCGAATGCCGTGGCATTTGCGGAATGGAGCGGCGTCAAGGTGAACATGGTGGATACGCCGGGCTTCCATATGTTTGTGCACGAAGCGCGTGCCGCCATGATGCCGGTCGAGTCGGCGCTGGTTGTTGTGAACGCGTGTTCGGGAGTGGAGACGATGACGGACCGCGTGTGGAAGTATGCGACCGAGGTTGCGCTTCCGCGAGCGATTGTCGTGAACCAGGTGGACCACCCCAAGGCCGATAGCCGCATCGGCCGTCAGCAGATGGTCGAGGCCATGCAGGCGAGATGGGGCAGACAGGTCATCCCGATCGAGCTGCCGATTGTGGACGATAAGGGCTTTCATGGCGTGGTGGATCTGGTGACGATGAAGGCCTACCTGTATCAGCCAAACGGCAATGGGCGGGGCGAGGTGGGTGCTATTCCGCACGCTCTGGAAGCGGATGCGAAGCAGGCCCATGAGGCGCTGGTCGAGCTGGTGGCCGAAGGGAAGGATGAGCTGATGGAAGAGTTCTTCAGGGAGGGAACGATCCCTGAGGAGCATCTGATTGCTGCACTGCACGAGGCAATTCGCGAAGACAGAATCTTCCCGGTGCTATATACCAGCGGGCTGCGCAATGTCGGTACGGACCATCTGCTGGACTTTCTGAGAACGTATGCGCCGACGCCGGTGGAACGTGTGCCGATTGCAGCCAGGGCGGCGCGAACGGGGCCGTCGAACGGTAATGGGGAGGCAAAGGCCGGCGATGGATTGGCTGCGCTTGCACACGAAGAGATTGTGATGCGCCAAATGGACGACAAGGAGCCGCTGGCGCTCTATGTCTACAAGACGATGACGGACCCGTTCGCGGGAAGGATCTCGTTCTTCAAGGTAGTAAGCGGCGTGGTGAAAAACGATATGACGGTGCAGAACTTCAACCGGCACGAGGCGGAGCGGCTCGCCCACCTTTCTGTCATGCAGGGGAGAAAGCCCGCGGAGATCCAGGAGTTGCATGCAGGCGATCTTGGCGCGGTGCCGAAGTTGCGCTCGACGCTGAGCGGCGACACGCTGGGCGACCGCCAGCATGAGATCTTTCTCGATGCAGTTGTGGTGCCTGAGCCGGTGATGACGTATGCCATCGAACCGAAGTCGCGCGCGGATGAGGACAAGCTGGCGCCAGCGCTGCATAAGCTGATGGAAGAAGACACGATGGTGCGTTTCTATCGCGATCCGCAGACGAATGAGTTCCTTGTCGCTGGATCGGGGCAAACGCATATCGAAGCGCTGGTCTCGAAGCTGAAGAAGCGGTATCACACCGAGGTTACGCTGAAGGCTCCGAAGGTCCCCTACCGCGAGACGATTCGTGGGAGGGCCGAAGCGCAGGGCAAGCACAAGAAGCAGACGGGCGGGCACGGCCAGTTTGGAGACTGCAAGATTCGCATGGAACCGCTGCCGCGCGGAAGCGGGATTGTGTTCGAGAACGACATCTTCGGCGGCGCGATTCCGCGGCAGTTCGTTCCTGCGGTCGAGAAGGGAATCCAGGAGTCGGCGGGAAGAGGGTATCTGGCGGGGTATCCAGTGGTGGACTTCAAGGTGACTGTCTTTGACGGGAGCTATCACGATGTGGATTCGAGCGAGATGTCGTTCAAGCTGGCCGCGAGGATCGCATTTCGCAAGTGCATGGAGCAGGCGAAGCCCGCTCTATTGGAGCCGGTGATGCGTGTCGAAATTGAAGCGCCCGACGAGTTTGCCGGATCGCTGATGGCTGACCTGAACGGCCGCCGCGGACGGGTACAGGGGATGGAGAGTGCTGGTACGGGCACGGTCGTGAAGGCCGAGGTGCCGATGGCCGAGATGCTCAACTACGGGGCGACGCTGACTTCGATCACGCAGGGGCGAGGAAGCTTCAGGATGGATATGGACCATTACGATGTGGTGCCACAGCAGCTCTCGGAGAAGATCCTCGCGCATGCCAAGAGGCCTGCAGGAGATGAGGGCGAAGAGTAA
- a CDS encoding SpoIIE family protein phosphatase: MEALRPQARLVIHDGAVSRTVAVDSVPFTIGRQTDRNLVLANAQVSRQHAIVQYDAEGYFIQDSGSSQGTLVNGLRKEERTRLNPGDRIQLGASGVVLIFDIEEEHPSARALLSRISAAPTGTELEKLSLFLQAAQSFNSTRVLDDVLATMIEYTLRLTGAERGFVFLGDSPASLTLCSGLSSDGQPLADDSKISHSIVRDAAQSGQEFIIGDVSGDGRPIGRESAVAHELRSVIAIPLRGRNSERLLGLLYLDSRLRTSTLNRVSREILNAIASEAANLLENARMVQAERAADLMRNELAIAASIQKSVIASELPAFPYAAIAARTVQCTEVGGDFYDVIPVPEVAGGGFVAIVADVSGKGMSAALLAAIIQGMMYAQIRGAASLVDAFSTVNTFLCSRISGQKYVTMLALHYRPSGEIELVNGGHVLPYLVLHDGNTQQITGGDLPVGLFSSAEFHSIALKLPPAARLVLLSDGITETEDPAGTPFGAAELAMQLASSNPIETTFAAMNQFSKDAPPLDDCTILVIDRTA, encoded by the coding sequence ATGGAAGCTCTACGACCCCAGGCACGGCTGGTCATCCACGACGGCGCCGTTTCACGCACCGTCGCCGTCGACTCCGTACCCTTCACCATCGGCCGCCAGACCGACCGCAATCTCGTCCTTGCCAACGCGCAGGTCTCCCGCCAGCACGCCATCGTTCAATATGATGCCGAAGGCTATTTCATACAGGACTCCGGCAGTAGTCAGGGCACGCTCGTCAACGGCCTGCGCAAGGAGGAGCGTACCCGCCTCAACCCAGGCGATCGCATTCAGCTTGGGGCCTCCGGCGTCGTGCTCATCTTCGACATCGAAGAAGAGCATCCCTCTGCCCGCGCTTTGCTCAGTCGCATCTCCGCCGCGCCTACCGGCACTGAACTCGAAAAGCTCTCCCTCTTTCTCCAGGCGGCGCAGAGCTTCAACAGCACGCGCGTCCTCGACGACGTCCTCGCAACCATGATCGAGTACACACTTCGCCTCACCGGCGCCGAACGCGGCTTCGTCTTCCTCGGTGACAGCCCCGCATCGCTCACACTTTGCAGTGGCCTCTCCAGCGACGGACAACCGCTCGCCGACGACTCGAAGATCTCGCACTCCATCGTCCGGGACGCCGCCCAAAGCGGGCAGGAGTTCATCATCGGCGATGTCTCCGGCGACGGCAGGCCCATCGGCCGCGAGAGCGCCGTGGCCCATGAGCTTCGCAGCGTTATCGCAATCCCCCTGCGTGGCCGCAACTCTGAACGGCTTCTCGGCCTGCTCTATCTCGACAGCCGGCTGCGAACCAGCACCCTTAACCGTGTCAGCCGCGAGATACTCAACGCCATCGCCAGCGAAGCTGCGAACCTGCTGGAGAATGCGCGCATGGTGCAGGCCGAGCGCGCCGCCGACCTGATGCGCAACGAACTCGCCATCGCCGCCTCCATCCAGAAGAGCGTCATCGCCAGCGAGCTACCCGCCTTTCCTTACGCCGCCATCGCCGCACGCACCGTGCAGTGCACCGAGGTCGGCGGCGACTTCTACGACGTCATCCCCGTACCCGAAGTCGCCGGCGGAGGCTTCGTCGCCATCGTCGCCGACGTCTCCGGCAAAGGAATGTCGGCGGCCCTGCTCGCCGCAATCATTCAAGGCATGATGTACGCGCAGATTCGTGGCGCAGCCTCGCTCGTCGATGCCTTCTCGACCGTTAACACCTTCCTCTGCTCCCGCATATCCGGACAGAAATATGTCACGATGCTTGCCCTGCATTACCGGCCCTCCGGCGAGATTGAGCTGGTCAACGGAGGCCATGTCCTCCCCTACCTCGTCCTTCATGACGGGAACACGCAGCAGATCACCGGCGGCGATCTACCCGTAGGCCTCTTCTCTTCGGCAGAGTTTCACTCAATCGCCCTGAAGCTTCCACCAGCCGCGCGGCTCGTTCTCCTAAGCGACGGCATCACCGAAACCGAGGATCCAGCAGGCACTCCATTCGGAGCTGCCGAGCTCGCCATGCAGCTTGCATCCAGCAATCCCATCGAGACAACATTCGCCGCGATGAATCAGTTCTCCAAAGACGCTCCACCGCTTGACGACTGCACGATCCTCGTCATCGACCGCACAGCCTGA
- the ligA gene encoding NAD-dependent DNA ligase LigA: MATALTPDQKIEALREELRHHEHLYYVLDAPEISDAEYDALMNRLKKLEEEHPELVAADSPSQRVGGKPREGFAKVGHSRPMLSLDNAYSEEELRAWDQRVRAGLPASEKVRYVCELKLDGLSMALQYGAGAKGSAHLERGLTRGDGTTGEDVTTNVRTIRSVPLSVAAKKLEAAGLPQSFEVRGEVVLPQAAFEKMNEDRVAAGMAPAVNPRNAAAGTIRTLEPNIVAQRRLDFYAYFLLRDGETLLASHTETLDALRAAGFRVNSHAKTVSSIDEAVKFIAKAEQLRETLGYEIDGVVIKVDATAQQRRLGFTGKAPRWAIAYKFAARAAVTKLEDVLFQVGRTGKVTPVAALEPVFVGGTTVTRATLHNADEIARLGVKIGDYVKVERGGDVIPKIVEIVSDKEHPRGKREIEFPKNCPVCGSELMRVEGEVDWRCVNSSCPARVREELLHWAARGVMNIEGLGDAMVAQLLGQSAVLEEVNAQVVDEEEAAPVVPRTALIHTIGDLYRLTREDLLGLERVGEKTADALLAEIERSKRAGLARVLLGLGIRFVGERTGQLLAEHFGSMAALEAASVEELEAVNEVGPKVAQAIVEFFAVEKNRQLVKDLAALGLEMTAEKRVVGTTLAGMTFVLTGTLPTLTRDEAKAKIEAAGGKVSGSVSKKTNFVVAGEEAGSKLEKAEQLGVKVLDEAGLLAILGV, encoded by the coding sequence ATGGCGACTGCACTTACTCCCGATCAAAAGATAGAGGCGCTGCGCGAGGAGCTTCGCCACCACGAGCATCTTTATTACGTGCTGGATGCTCCTGAGATATCGGACGCGGAGTATGACGCGCTGATGAACCGGCTGAAGAAGCTGGAAGAGGAACATCCCGAGCTGGTGGCGGCGGATTCGCCGTCGCAGCGCGTGGGTGGCAAGCCGCGCGAAGGGTTTGCGAAGGTGGGGCATTCGCGGCCAATGCTTTCGCTGGACAACGCTTATAGCGAGGAGGAGTTGCGTGCATGGGACCAGCGGGTGCGCGCGGGGCTTCCTGCGTCGGAGAAGGTCAGGTATGTCTGCGAACTAAAGCTGGATGGGTTGTCGATGGCGTTGCAGTACGGTGCGGGCGCGAAGGGGTCGGCACATCTGGAGCGCGGATTGACGCGCGGCGACGGTACGACGGGCGAAGATGTGACGACGAACGTGCGGACGATCCGCTCGGTGCCGCTGAGCGTTGCGGCGAAGAAGCTGGAGGCAGCGGGACTGCCGCAATCGTTTGAGGTGCGTGGCGAGGTGGTGCTGCCGCAGGCCGCGTTCGAGAAGATGAATGAAGACCGGGTTGCGGCAGGGATGGCTCCTGCGGTGAATCCGCGCAATGCTGCGGCGGGGACGATACGCACGCTGGAGCCGAACATCGTGGCGCAGCGGCGGCTGGATTTTTATGCCTACTTTCTTCTACGCGATGGGGAGACGCTGCTCGCGTCGCACACGGAGACCCTGGATGCGTTGCGGGCGGCGGGTTTCCGTGTCAACTCCCATGCAAAGACGGTTTCGAGTATCGATGAGGCGGTGAAGTTTATTGCGAAGGCCGAGCAGCTGCGCGAGACGCTGGGGTATGAGATCGACGGCGTGGTCATCAAGGTGGATGCGACGGCGCAGCAGCGACGGCTGGGGTTTACGGGCAAGGCGCCGCGATGGGCGATCGCGTATAAGTTTGCTGCCCGCGCGGCAGTGACGAAGCTGGAAGATGTTCTGTTTCAGGTGGGGCGTACGGGCAAGGTGACTCCTGTGGCAGCGCTGGAGCCGGTCTTTGTCGGCGGCACGACGGTGACTCGCGCGACGTTGCACAATGCCGACGAGATTGCGCGGCTTGGCGTGAAGATCGGTGACTATGTGAAGGTCGAGCGCGGCGGCGATGTGATTCCGAAGATCGTCGAGATTGTTTCGGACAAGGAACATCCGCGAGGCAAGAGAGAGATTGAGTTTCCGAAGAATTGTCCGGTGTGTGGAAGTGAGTTAATGCGCGTGGAGGGTGAGGTCGATTGGCGCTGCGTCAACAGCTCGTGCCCGGCGCGGGTCCGCGAAGAGCTGCTGCACTGGGCGGCGCGTGGCGTGATGAATATCGAAGGCCTGGGGGATGCAATGGTCGCGCAGTTGCTTGGCCAGAGCGCTGTGTTGGAGGAGGTAAATGCCCAGGTAGTCGATGAGGAAGAGGCTGCGCCCGTGGTGCCACGCACGGCCCTGATTCATACGATCGGCGATTTGTACCGGTTGACGCGTGAAGACCTGCTTGGGCTGGAGCGTGTAGGGGAGAAGACCGCGGATGCCCTGCTGGCTGAGATTGAGCGCTCAAAGAGAGCGGGGCTTGCGCGGGTTCTGCTTGGGTTGGGCATACGATTTGTCGGAGAGCGGACGGGACAACTGCTTGCGGAGCACTTTGGTTCGATGGCGGCGCTTGAGGCGGCTTCGGTGGAGGAGCTTGAGGCAGTGAATGAGGTTGGACCGAAGGTGGCGCAGGCGATTGTGGAGTTCTTTGCAGTAGAGAAGAACCGGCAACTGGTGAAGGACCTTGCGGCTCTTGGTTTGGAGATGACTGCCGAGAAGAGGGTGGTTGGCACGACGCTGGCAGGGATGACGTTTGTGCTGACGGGAACGCTGCCGACGCTTACGCGCGACGAGGCGAAGGCGAAGATCGAGGCCGCCGGAGGCAAGGTGTCGGGTTCGGTATCGAAGAAGACGAACTTTGTTGTAGCGGGTGAAGAGGCTGGCTCGAAGCTGGAGAAGGCAGAGCAGCTTGGCGTGAAGGTGCTGGATGAAGCCGGGCTGCTGGCGATACTGGGAGTGTGA
- a CDS encoding metal-dependent hydrolase: protein MEPVTHFMTGAVLSRAGFNRKAAYATLAMTLAAEAPDLDVLWSFKGPIAAFEHHRGWTHTLIGIPVEAAIVTAVIWLIHRWRTKRSPSQKLHGAPVRWPLIYLFSIVALFSHILLDWTNNYGVRPFFPFNPRWYAGSFVFIFEPIMFLLLLVALIAPWLFGLVSSEVGVKKSPFRGRGWAIAALIGIVALWTFRFIERNKAIDLARAAEPNPDAVIRATADPYPINPFRWQTIVETPLLYRLSAVNTLNGNVASRPEADIYYKPPSTLAVLEAKRSWLGHIYLDWSQYPMVNETGTDADGLTVVTFRDLRFIYPGGGLLSGRTPLMGTAYINSDRRVDHMEMDGRIQH from the coding sequence ATGGAACCCGTGACGCACTTCATGACCGGCGCCGTCCTCTCCCGCGCCGGCTTCAATCGCAAGGCCGCCTACGCCACACTCGCCATGACCCTCGCTGCCGAGGCTCCCGACCTCGACGTCCTCTGGAGCTTCAAGGGCCCTATCGCCGCCTTCGAGCACCACCGCGGCTGGACACACACCCTCATCGGCATTCCGGTCGAAGCCGCCATCGTGACCGCCGTCATCTGGCTTATCCATCGCTGGCGGACGAAGCGCAGCCCCTCCCAAAAACTGCACGGCGCTCCAGTGCGCTGGCCTCTCATCTACCTCTTCTCCATCGTCGCTCTCTTCAGCCACATCCTTCTCGACTGGACAAACAACTACGGCGTCCGCCCGTTCTTTCCCTTCAATCCACGTTGGTACGCTGGCTCTTTCGTCTTCATCTTCGAGCCGATCATGTTCCTGCTTCTGCTCGTCGCGCTCATCGCACCCTGGCTCTTCGGCCTCGTCTCAAGTGAAGTCGGCGTAAAGAAATCTCCGTTCCGTGGTCGCGGCTGGGCCATCGCCGCACTCATCGGAATCGTCGCCCTGTGGACCTTCCGCTTCATCGAACGCAACAAAGCGATCGACCTTGCCCGCGCAGCCGAGCCCAACCCCGACGCCGTAATCCGCGCCACAGCCGATCCCTACCCCATCAACCCCTTCCGCTGGCAAACCATCGTCGAAACCCCGCTGCTCTACCGCCTGTCCGCCGTCAACACGCTCAACGGCAACGTCGCCTCTCGTCCCGAAGCCGACATCTACTACAAACCGCCCAGCACCCTCGCCGTGCTCGAAGCCAAACGTAGTTGGCTCGGCCACATCTACCTCGACTGGTCGCAATACCCTATGGTCAACGAAACTGGCACCGATGCCGACGGCCTCACTGTCGTCACCTTCCGCGACCTCCGCTTCATCTACCCCGGCGGCGGCCTGCTCTCCGGCCGAACGCCGCTCATGGGCACCGCCTACATCAACAGCGACCGCCGCGTCGACCACATGGAGATGGACGGACGCATCCAGCACTAA
- a CDS encoding VTT domain-containing protein — translation MKIGPVALFHKLTTAMMVALKPFGAWGLGALSLLDSAAVPVPIDAMVIAYVVEDHSKFLLYCFMAALGSAVGSLLPFYLGRAGGELFLMKRINRKRYEQLRDRFERQEFLALMIPAMMPPPMPVKLFEIAAGVFEMKTLWFFMAIFTGKFVRFLVSSLITIYFGHQIVDTMSLALRAHTVYVLGVAGLLVGLLLFWVVRKVFDRRRGVRLPIEDES, via the coding sequence GTGAAGATTGGTCCTGTAGCTTTATTCCACAAACTGACGACCGCCATGATGGTGGCGCTGAAGCCGTTTGGTGCCTGGGGTCTAGGGGCGCTGTCGCTGCTGGACTCGGCAGCGGTACCGGTCCCCATCGACGCCATGGTGATCGCGTATGTGGTCGAGGACCACTCTAAGTTTCTGCTGTACTGCTTCATGGCGGCGCTGGGGTCGGCGGTTGGAAGTTTGTTGCCCTTCTACCTCGGACGGGCGGGCGGCGAGCTGTTCCTGATGAAGCGGATCAACCGCAAGCGTTATGAGCAACTGCGCGACCGCTTCGAGCGGCAGGAGTTTCTGGCGTTGATGATCCCGGCGATGATGCCTCCGCCGATGCCGGTGAAGCTGTTCGAGATCGCGGCGGGTGTCTTCGAGATGAAGACGCTGTGGTTCTTCATGGCGATCTTTACGGGTAAGTTTGTCCGGTTTCTCGTTTCGTCTTTGATCACGATCTACTTTGGTCATCAGATCGTCGACACCATGTCGCTGGCGCTGAGGGCGCACACGGTCTATGTGCTGGGAGTGGCAGGACTGCTGGTGGGGCTGTTGCTCTTCTGGGTGGTGCGGAAGGTCTTCGACCGGCGGAGGGGCGTGCGGCTACCGATTGAGGATGAGTCGTAG
- a CDS encoding MogA/MoaB family molybdenum cofactor biosynthesis protein, whose product MKKEFRDGTKAVVITVSDGCFHGKREDLSGPTVAGLLEEAGVPLAAKEVVPDEVPAIVAALRRGATAAELVVTTGGTGLAARDVTPEATKMVCERLVEGLAEVMRAAGARQTPLAALSRAVCGTVGRTLIVNLPGSPAGAASSLSAILPLLPHAVDLLAGDTAHESGLHGTVTAAKVK is encoded by the coding sequence ATGAAGAAGGAATTCCGGGACGGGACGAAGGCGGTGGTGATTACGGTCAGCGATGGCTGTTTTCATGGCAAGCGGGAGGACCTGTCGGGGCCCACGGTGGCCGGTCTGCTTGAAGAAGCAGGGGTTCCGCTTGCGGCAAAGGAAGTGGTACCGGATGAGGTGCCCGCGATTGTGGCCGCGCTTCGTAGGGGTGCTACCGCTGCGGAGCTTGTGGTGACGACCGGAGGAACGGGGCTGGCCGCGCGCGATGTGACTCCCGAGGCGACGAAGATGGTGTGCGAGCGTCTGGTGGAGGGCCTGGCCGAGGTGATGCGCGCGGCGGGGGCGCGGCAGACCCCGCTGGCGGCGTTGAGCCGCGCGGTGTGCGGGACGGTGGGGCGGACGCTGATTGTGAATCTGCCGGGAAGCCCGGCGGGGGCGGCGAGTTCTCTGTCGGCGATTCTTCCGCTGCTACCTCACGCGGTGGATCTGCTTGCAGGAGATACGGCGCATGAGAGCGGACTTCACGGGACGGTGACTGCGGCAAAGGTAAAATAG
- a CDS encoding energy transducer TonB: MPSLEIPPNSAPPTPPARVRTNRYGDLEEHELIHLLDALDDERARARFRESIYISVIIWLAIGWFVLYGPQVIFHQPRLINPADVLRERDKQLTYLDMPKDIGKQLPKKPSNVISDKDRVQQTAKPTLDKKTLEQLQAMRKAGAPGATAPTPTPQPPAPQPVQPQQAQQQPPAPQPLPQHPPQQQAIVEAPRPAPTRPNFGNQSMSAGNAIRQAAQAAAQNRGSSGNYGAGLPVEHQGMNTGVDILSDTMGVDFNPYLRRILHDIYVTWLPLIPEEARPPLNKQGETLIRFSILPDGRIGSMRLDGSTQDQALDRAAWGSITGVGQFPPLPKEFHGPNLELRIHYLVNKRPE; this comes from the coding sequence ATGCCCTCACTCGAGATACCTCCCAACTCCGCGCCGCCCACTCCGCCTGCGAGAGTGCGCACCAACCGGTACGGAGACCTCGAAGAGCATGAGCTCATCCACCTGCTCGACGCCCTCGACGACGAGCGCGCCCGCGCCCGCTTCCGCGAGTCCATCTACATCTCGGTCATCATCTGGCTGGCTATCGGCTGGTTCGTCCTCTACGGCCCGCAGGTCATCTTCCACCAGCCCCGGCTGATCAATCCCGCCGACGTCCTCCGCGAGCGCGACAAGCAGCTCACCTACCTCGACATGCCCAAGGACATCGGCAAGCAGCTCCCCAAAAAGCCGTCCAACGTTATCAGCGACAAGGACCGCGTCCAGCAGACCGCCAAGCCTACTCTCGACAAAAAGACCCTCGAGCAGTTGCAGGCCATGCGCAAGGCTGGCGCTCCCGGAGCGACAGCGCCCACCCCCACGCCGCAGCCCCCCGCACCTCAGCCCGTACAGCCGCAGCAAGCCCAGCAGCAGCCTCCCGCGCCACAGCCGCTACCGCAGCATCCCCCGCAACAACAGGCAATCGTTGAGGCGCCACGCCCCGCGCCCACGCGACCTAACTTCGGCAATCAGAGCATGTCAGCCGGCAATGCTATCCGTCAGGCGGCCCAGGCGGCAGCACAAAACCGCGGCAGCAGCGGTAACTATGGCGCAGGACTTCCCGTTGAACACCAGGGCATGAACACCGGCGTCGACATCCTCTCCGACACCATGGGCGTGGACTTCAACCCCTACCTGCGCCGCATCCTCCACGACATCTACGTCACCTGGCTGCCCCTTATCCCCGAAGAGGCCCGCCCCCCGCTCAATAAGCAGGGCGAGACGCTGATCCGGTTCTCCATCCTGCCCGACGGCCGCATCGGCTCCATGCGCCTCGACGGCTCCACCCAGGATCAGGCCCTCGACCGCGCCGCCTGGGGCTCCATCACCGGAGTCGGACAGTTTCCACCCCTGCCCAAGGAGTTCCACGGCCCCAACCTCGAGCTCCGCATCCACTACCTCGTCAACAAGAGGCCGGAGTAA
- the miaA gene encoding tRNA (adenosine(37)-N6)-dimethylallyltransferase MiaA, whose protein sequence is MEPLHPLIVLVGPTASGKTSLAIHLAERFNGEIVSCDSVAVYRGMEIGTAKPTLEERTLIPHHMIDVAWPDQQVTAGDYSRLARETLAGIVERGHLPIVAGGTGLYLRALIDGLFPAPPSRPELRERLRQRAAKRGPQHLHRILARLDRTAAAAIHANDVPKVIRAIEVSLATEDTSRTPMTEQWQKGRDRLTGYRILRLGLNPPRTQLYERINQRAATMFNRGLVEETGTLIERYGRDCRALGSLGYAQAAQVLAGVASREEAVTTAQQGHRNYAKRQLTWFRREPEMHWLNGLGSEDNIVTEATERVWSFLSNT, encoded by the coding sequence ATGGAGCCGCTTCATCCCCTCATCGTCCTCGTCGGACCAACGGCCAGCGGCAAGACCTCCCTCGCCATCCATCTCGCCGAACGGTTCAACGGCGAGATCGTCTCCTGCGACTCGGTCGCCGTCTATCGCGGCATGGAGATCGGCACCGCGAAACCCACACTCGAAGAGCGCACACTCATCCCCCACCACATGATCGACGTCGCCTGGCCCGACCAGCAGGTGACTGCCGGCGACTACAGCCGGCTCGCCCGCGAGACCCTCGCCGGCATCGTCGAACGCGGACACCTCCCCATCGTCGCCGGGGGCACCGGCCTCTACCTCCGCGCCCTGATCGACGGCCTCTTCCCCGCACCTCCCTCGCGTCCCGAGCTTCGCGAACGTCTCCGCCAACGCGCCGCAAAGCGCGGCCCCCAACACCTTCACCGCATCCTGGCCAGGCTCGACCGCACCGCCGCGGCGGCAATCCACGCCAACGATGTGCCAAAGGTCATCCGCGCCATCGAAGTCTCGCTCGCCACAGAAGACACTTCGCGCACGCCCATGACCGAGCAGTGGCAGAAGGGCCGCGACCGCCTCACCGGCTACCGCATCCTGCGCCTCGGGCTGAATCCCCCGCGAACCCAGCTCTATGAGCGGATCAACCAGCGTGCCGCCACAATGTTCAACCGCGGCCTCGTCGAAGAGACCGGGACCCTGATCGAGCGCTACGGACGCGACTGCCGCGCCCTCGGCTCCCTCGGCTACGCCCAGGCCGCCCAGGTCCTCGCAGGAGTGGCCTCGCGCGAAGAAGCCGTCACCACAGCACAGCAGGGCCATCGCAACTACGCCAAACGCCAGCTCACCTGGTTCCGCCGCGAGCCGGAGATGCACTGGCTCAACGGGCTGGGCAGCGAAGACAACATCGTCACTGAAGCGACCGAACGGGTCTGGAGCTTCCTCTCTAATACGTAA
- the hscB gene encoding Fe-S protein assembly co-chaperone HscB, which produces MNYFEVFSLPAKLHIDTAALEKQFYAQSRRLHPDRFASRPQAEQEEALRQSSLLNDAYRTLKDPILRTQYLLKLEGVELEEQSKAATDAARTSGVEKKQVVPPELLEEVFDLNMQLQEMKMAKQMGDSEDEPELRRSLMTAKDAFDARMVATQTELEGMWSRWDMALDAGDEAGKTSAREAMVALLNKRSYLRNLVRDVNEALE; this is translated from the coding sequence ATGAACTACTTCGAGGTCTTCTCGCTCCCGGCAAAGCTCCACATCGACACGGCTGCGCTCGAAAAGCAGTTCTACGCGCAGAGCCGACGCCTGCACCCCGACCGCTTCGCCTCCCGCCCGCAAGCCGAGCAGGAGGAAGCCCTCCGCCAGTCTTCTCTCCTCAACGACGCCTACCGCACCCTCAAGGACCCCATCCTTCGCACCCAGTATCTTCTCAAGCTCGAAGGCGTTGAGCTGGAGGAGCAATCGAAGGCCGCAACCGACGCCGCCCGCACCTCAGGCGTCGAGAAAAAACAGGTCGTCCCCCCCGAGCTGCTCGAAGAGGTCTTCGATCTCAACATGCAGCTTCAGGAGATGAAGATGGCCAAGCAGATGGGCGATTCCGAGGACGAGCCCGAGCTGCGTCGCAGTCTGATGACCGCAAAAGACGCCTTCGACGCCCGCATGGTCGCTACCCAGACGGAGTTGGAAGGCATGTGGTCGCGCTGGGACATGGCGCTCGACGCCGGCGATGAAGCCGGTAAAACCAGCGCGCGCGAGGCCATGGTCGCCCTGCTCAACAAGCGGAGCTACCTGCGCAACCTCGTCCGCGACGTCAACGAAGCCCTGGAGTAG